The Corallococcus caeni genome includes a region encoding these proteins:
- a CDS encoding DHH family phosphoesterase, with amino-acid sequence MPLTPSFQSRRSQLPAGGELTEPPPARLAKLPAADKLGRLLQVAKGHRRALILTHDNPDPDSMAAAVSLAHLLERKAGIEAQVGYGGIIGRAENVAFVRVLRLPVSHVSQIDFSQYDLFGLVDTQPPVRNHSLPARYRADLVVDHHPLREESLLAPFADVGGDFGATSTMLVEYLRAARLEPSVEIATALFYGIKADTRDLGRETTQTDVDSYLWLFPRCDKQLLGQIEHPELPARFFQLFHTSIEKAKVYGTAIITDLEEVYSPDMVAEVAERMMYLEGMKWSLAYGTFRNQLFLSLRVKDRRMNAGRLIRELCDDLGGSSGGHGSMAGARLPLSGSANKRKALKREVVSRFLEAFGVAEERPRSLLSAQDT; translated from the coding sequence ATGCCTTTGACCCCGTCCTTCCAAAGCCGTCGCTCCCAGCTTCCCGCCGGCGGCGAGCTCACGGAGCCTCCGCCAGCGCGGTTGGCGAAGCTGCCGGCCGCAGACAAGCTGGGCCGCCTGCTCCAGGTGGCCAAGGGCCACCGCCGGGCGCTCATCCTCACGCACGACAACCCGGACCCCGACTCCATGGCGGCGGCCGTGTCGCTCGCCCACCTGCTGGAGCGCAAGGCCGGCATCGAGGCCCAGGTGGGCTACGGCGGCATCATCGGACGCGCGGAGAACGTCGCCTTCGTGCGCGTGCTGCGGCTGCCGGTGTCGCACGTGTCGCAGATCGACTTCAGCCAGTACGACCTCTTCGGCCTGGTGGACACGCAACCGCCGGTGCGCAACCACTCGCTGCCGGCGCGCTACCGCGCGGACCTGGTGGTGGACCACCACCCGCTGCGCGAGGAGAGCCTGCTGGCCCCCTTCGCGGACGTGGGCGGCGACTTCGGCGCGACGTCCACGATGCTGGTGGAGTACCTGCGGGCCGCCCGGCTGGAGCCGTCCGTGGAGATCGCCACCGCGCTCTTCTACGGCATCAAGGCGGACACGCGGGACCTGGGCCGTGAGACGACCCAAACGGACGTGGACAGCTACCTGTGGCTGTTCCCCCGCTGTGACAAGCAGCTGCTGGGACAGATTGAACACCCGGAGCTGCCCGCGCGCTTCTTCCAGCTGTTCCACACGTCCATCGAGAAGGCGAAGGTCTACGGCACCGCCATCATCACCGACCTGGAGGAGGTCTACTCCCCGGACATGGTGGCGGAGGTCGCCGAGCGGATGATGTACCTCGAGGGGATGAAGTGGTCCCTGGCCTACGGCACGTTCCGCAACCAGCTCTTCCTGAGCCTGCGGGTGAAGGACCGGCGCATGAACGCGGGCCGCCTCATCCGCGAGCTGTGCGACGACCTGGGCGGCTCCTCCGGCGGCCACGGCAGCATGGCTGGCGCGCGGCTGCCCCTGTCCGGCAGCGCGAACAAGCGCAAGGCGCTCAAGCGCGAGGTGGTGTCGCGCTTCCTCGAAGCCTTCGGCGTCGCCGAGGAGCGGCCGAGGTCGCTGCTGTCCGCGCAGGACACGTGA
- a CDS encoding Fic family protein, whose protein sequence is MKERYQDIDEKNEQLREYLEIYKGKPPAREYLDRFEMSWIYHDAALEGVVYTHQELMAALFPERTAAEASMIPVVLEIRNHKAVADYIREEAAGAKKQSALTLTTIKRMHDLFLGNTPEALAERARMERRERTEKELAKERDRAGLRKDMPLHRTYFHDITQPAKIQARLEKLVDHTASAEFREFHPIKQAAVVQHEFLQIFPFTEHSGKVGRMCSNLILLRNGYMPAVIHSIDRQRYYESFRAPVATFRTVLMDAMENSLDNGVKYFRDLGRKYKTVE, encoded by the coding sequence GTGAAGGAACGCTACCAGGACATCGACGAGAAGAACGAGCAGCTGCGCGAGTACCTTGAGATCTACAAGGGCAAGCCGCCAGCGCGTGAGTACCTCGACCGCTTCGAGATGTCGTGGATCTACCACGACGCAGCGCTCGAAGGCGTCGTGTACACGCACCAGGAGCTGATGGCCGCGCTCTTCCCGGAGCGCACGGCGGCCGAAGCCTCCATGATCCCGGTGGTGCTGGAGATCCGCAACCACAAGGCCGTGGCGGACTACATCCGCGAGGAGGCGGCGGGCGCGAAGAAGCAGTCCGCGCTCACGCTCACCACCATCAAGCGGATGCACGACCTCTTCCTGGGCAACACGCCGGAAGCCCTGGCCGAGCGCGCGCGCATGGAGCGCCGCGAGCGCACGGAGAAGGAGCTGGCCAAGGAGCGCGACCGCGCGGGGCTGCGCAAGGACATGCCCCTGCACCGCACCTACTTCCACGACATCACCCAGCCCGCGAAGATCCAGGCGCGGCTGGAGAAGCTCGTGGACCACACCGCCAGCGCGGAGTTCCGCGAGTTCCACCCCATCAAACAGGCGGCGGTGGTGCAGCACGAGTTCCTGCAGATCTTCCCCTTCACCGAGCACAGCGGGAAGGTGGGGCGCATGTGCAGCAACCTCATCCTGCTGCGCAACGGCTACATGCCCGCGGTCATCCACTCCATCGACCGGCAGCGCTACTACGAGTCCTTCCGCGCGCCCGTGGCCACGTTCCGCACGGTGCTGATGGACGCGATGGAGAACTCGCTCGACAACGGCGTGAAGTACTTCCGCGACCTGGGCCGCAAGTACAAGACCGTCGAGTAG
- a CDS encoding 5-formyltetrahydrofolate cyclo-ligase, with the protein MSETAADTVAAAAEKKVTLREELTARRKAMTNDLIDERGLKVQSRFLASPYYQKARTVALYAPIRGEVPTRDILIAALQDEKIVCYPLSHVHGRILAFRAIKSESELEPGRLGVREPTNSSDLIAVDQIDLFVVPGLGFSPDGKRLGRGGGYYDATLKAASSRSRRVGLAFNDQIVQALPTTSDDVDMDQIVTESQTLRGLCRSFDFLDT; encoded by the coding sequence GTGAGCGAGACGGCGGCGGATACGGTGGCGGCGGCGGCGGAGAAGAAGGTCACGCTTCGTGAGGAACTGACGGCGCGCCGCAAGGCGATGACCAACGACCTCATCGACGAGCGGGGCCTCAAGGTCCAGTCTCGATTCCTGGCATCGCCCTACTATCAGAAGGCGCGGACGGTGGCGCTCTACGCCCCCATCCGGGGCGAGGTGCCCACCCGGGACATCCTCATCGCGGCGTTGCAGGACGAGAAGATCGTCTGCTACCCGCTGTCCCACGTGCATGGGCGCATCCTGGCCTTCCGGGCCATCAAGTCGGAGAGCGAGCTGGAGCCGGGACGCCTGGGCGTCCGCGAGCCCACGAACTCCTCGGACCTGATCGCCGTGGATCAGATCGACCTGTTCGTGGTGCCCGGCCTGGGCTTCAGCCCGGACGGCAAGCGGCTGGGGCGCGGCGGTGGCTACTACGACGCCACCCTCAAGGCGGCCAGCTCGCGCAGCCGCCGGGTGGGGCTGGCCTTCAACGACCAGATCGTCCAGGCGCTGCCCACGACGAGCGACGACGTGGACATGGACCAGATCGTCACGGAGAGCCAGACGCTGCGCGGGTTGTGCCGCAGCTTCGACTTCCTGGACACCTGA
- a CDS encoding serine/threonine-protein kinase yields MNAPNSVSKPVRVFGNYEILSLLGKGGMAEVYRARVRSGPYEGWTVALKRLLPALTRDPASVDLFRREAQLSRQLDHPNIVKVLDAGMLDDVSFLVMDLVDGRDLGHILRRCKARGIPLPVDFAVYLAKVLLEALAYAHTATGPDGKPLGIVHCDVSPSNLFISRVGEIKLGDFGVSRVLVDGKLQGGEVLGKPYYLSPESLQGAVTPEADLWAASVVLYELLTLGRPFVGTTPEEVFAGILSRKYRLLSSVRPDIPKALDAVLARAFAENPEDRFLSAEEYAKALSPHFDENVGTPLAIAAVVRGLFGTTDEMPVYRGGPPNGSSDGNG; encoded by the coding sequence GTGAACGCGCCGAACTCCGTGTCGAAGCCTGTTCGCGTCTTCGGCAACTACGAAATCCTGTCGTTGCTGGGCAAGGGCGGCATGGCCGAGGTGTACCGCGCGCGCGTGCGCTCCGGTCCGTACGAGGGCTGGACGGTGGCGCTCAAGCGGCTGCTGCCCGCGCTCACCCGCGACCCGGCGTCGGTGGACCTCTTCCGCCGCGAGGCGCAGCTGTCGCGCCAGTTGGACCACCCGAACATCGTGAAGGTGCTGGACGCCGGGATGCTGGACGACGTGTCCTTCCTGGTGATGGACCTGGTGGACGGGCGCGACCTGGGCCACATCCTGCGCCGGTGCAAGGCGCGCGGGATTCCGCTCCCCGTCGACTTCGCGGTGTACCTGGCGAAGGTGCTGCTGGAGGCTCTCGCGTACGCGCACACCGCCACCGGGCCGGACGGCAAGCCGCTGGGCATCGTCCACTGCGACGTGTCCCCGTCCAACCTGTTCATCTCCCGGGTGGGGGAGATCAAGCTGGGCGACTTCGGCGTGTCGCGCGTGCTGGTGGACGGGAAGCTCCAAGGCGGCGAGGTGCTCGGCAAGCCGTACTACCTGTCCCCGGAGTCGCTGCAGGGCGCCGTCACCCCGGAGGCGGACCTGTGGGCCGCGAGCGTGGTGCTCTATGAGCTGCTCACGCTGGGCCGCCCCTTCGTGGGCACGACGCCCGAAGAGGTCTTCGCGGGCATCCTGTCGCGCAAGTACCGGCTGTTGAGCTCGGTGAGGCCGGACATCCCGAAGGCGCTGGACGCGGTGCTGGCGCGCGCGTTCGCGGAGAACCCCGAGGACCGCTTCCTGTCCGCGGAGGAGTACGCGAAGGCCCTGTCGCCGCACTTCGACGAGAACGTGGGCACGCCCCTGGCCATCGCGGCGGTGGTGCGCGGCCTGTTCGGCACCACGGATGAGATGCCCGTGTACCGGGGCGGGCCGCCCAACGGCTCTTCCGACGGCAACGGGTAG
- a CDS encoding tetratricopeptide repeat protein codes for MSLPTSTLALAAVACLASGFAWAGPQLNSTYQGDAFGPIELRSDGDHLVGTAPAGGPCQRPVAEQMLTGDFQGNVFLGEITLCQTGDTCTPSRSFPLMLVYNVEERALAGVVKLEGGCESPALPKSGMLVLRPPDQGAALTPVTAQATEQRQAQAPSPPPSGGAAQVAAQRRLEPVDVAATLRQGQAHLLAQNPIAASQQFQLVLAQEKEKNNAWALTGMGVSHFLRHQQQEALKYLEQARGVGPGPARAEAWFWMACVKRAAQESRVAQEALRRALAEGWSPPEGNALVERELQQFAREGALYEQQLKQARGRKRVQGRESQGAGSASP; via the coding sequence ATGTCGCTCCCGACCTCAACATTGGCTCTCGCGGCGGTAGCCTGCCTCGCCTCCGGATTCGCCTGGGCGGGTCCGCAGCTGAACAGTACCTACCAGGGAGATGCGTTCGGCCCCATCGAGTTGCGCTCGGACGGGGACCATCTCGTCGGCACCGCGCCGGCCGGGGGACCCTGCCAGCGCCCGGTCGCCGAGCAGATGTTGACGGGCGACTTCCAGGGCAACGTCTTCCTGGGGGAGATCACGCTCTGTCAGACGGGCGACACCTGCACCCCGTCCCGGAGCTTCCCGCTGATGCTCGTCTACAACGTGGAGGAGCGCGCGCTTGCGGGCGTGGTGAAGCTGGAGGGCGGCTGCGAGTCCCCGGCCCTGCCCAAGAGCGGCATGCTGGTGCTGCGGCCCCCGGACCAGGGCGCGGCCCTGACGCCCGTGACGGCGCAGGCGACCGAGCAGCGTCAGGCGCAGGCCCCCTCGCCGCCGCCGTCCGGTGGCGCGGCGCAGGTGGCGGCGCAGCGCCGGCTGGAGCCGGTGGACGTGGCGGCGACCCTGAGGCAGGGGCAGGCCCATCTGTTGGCCCAGAACCCCATCGCCGCCTCGCAGCAGTTCCAACTGGTGCTGGCGCAGGAGAAGGAGAAGAACAACGCCTGGGCGCTGACCGGCATGGGGGTGTCGCACTTCCTGCGGCACCAGCAGCAGGAGGCGCTCAAGTACCTGGAGCAGGCGCGCGGCGTGGGCCCCGGCCCGGCACGGGCGGAAGCCTGGTTCTGGATGGCCTGCGTGAAGCGCGCGGCCCAGGAGTCGCGGGTCGCGCAAGAAGCGCTGCGCCGCGCGCTGGCGGAAGGGTGGTCCCCTCCGGAGGGCAACGCGCTGGTGGAGCGCGAGCTCCAGCAGTTCGCCAGGGAAGGGGCGCTGTACGAGCAGCAGTTGAAGCAGGCCCGCGGTCGCAAGCGGGTCCAGGGCCGTGAGTCGCAAGGAGCTGGAAGCGCCAGCCCGTGA
- a CDS encoding AAA family ATPase — protein sequence MPPAGYAYEDNPFKLENPSVLDIAPSEPKSLEDTGLKIGLLADLGLKFLYYAGTGTGVAIAESMCLPWSGVVEHVVDFLAAEKLVDLRGGKGFGRASVEFALTEKGREYARDALTRSTYVGPAPVPIEQYNALISSQTEETPVVGQEDLVAALGHLTVSAELMDKLGPAVNSGRSLFLYGPPGNGKTSLAEAISHMFGGEVFVPHCLEIDNQIIKVFDRIIHTPVSLEIGRDANGRRQTFEMDKRWSLCRRPAVVVGGELTLETLDLIYSESTRFYEAPFQVKANGGMLLIDDFGRQKVHPTDLLNRWIVPLEKRVDFLTLHTGKKFEIPFDQLLVFSTNLDPKELVDEAFLRRIKYKIEVGNPDEESYREIFRRVCEAAGIPYVDQAITYLVEHYYKPRSMEMRSCHPRDLVSLIRDAARYRQIPPALSKDLLDQACEVFLVNL from the coding sequence ATGCCTCCCGCCGGCTACGCGTACGAAGACAATCCGTTCAAGCTGGAGAACCCCTCCGTCCTCGACATCGCTCCCTCGGAGCCGAAGTCGCTGGAGGACACGGGGCTGAAGATAGGGCTGCTGGCCGACCTGGGCCTCAAGTTCCTCTATTACGCCGGCACCGGCACGGGCGTGGCCATCGCGGAGAGCATGTGCCTGCCCTGGTCCGGCGTCGTCGAGCACGTGGTGGACTTCCTCGCCGCGGAGAAGCTGGTGGACCTGCGCGGCGGCAAGGGCTTTGGCCGCGCCTCCGTGGAGTTCGCCCTCACGGAGAAGGGCCGCGAGTACGCGCGTGACGCCCTCACCCGCTCCACCTACGTGGGCCCCGCCCCGGTCCCCATCGAGCAGTACAACGCCCTCATCAGCAGCCAGACGGAGGAGACGCCCGTCGTGGGCCAGGAGGACCTGGTCGCCGCCCTGGGCCACCTCACCGTCTCCGCGGAGCTGATGGACAAGCTGGGCCCGGCCGTGAACTCCGGCCGCTCCCTCTTCCTCTACGGCCCGCCGGGCAACGGCAAGACGAGCCTGGCGGAGGCCATCTCGCACATGTTCGGCGGCGAGGTGTTCGTCCCGCACTGCCTCGAAATCGACAACCAGATCATCAAGGTCTTCGACCGGATCATCCACACGCCCGTGTCGCTGGAGATCGGCCGCGACGCCAACGGCCGCCGGCAGACCTTCGAAATGGACAAGCGCTGGTCGCTCTGCCGCCGCCCCGCGGTGGTGGTGGGCGGCGAGCTGACGCTGGAGACGTTGGACCTCATCTACTCGGAGAGCACCCGCTTCTACGAGGCGCCGTTCCAGGTGAAGGCCAACGGCGGCATGCTCCTCATCGACGACTTCGGCCGCCAGAAGGTCCACCCCACGGACCTGCTCAACCGGTGGATCGTCCCCCTGGAGAAGCGGGTGGACTTCCTCACCCTGCACACCGGCAAGAAGTTCGAGATCCCGTTCGATCAGCTCCTGGTCTTCTCCACCAACCTGGACCCCAAGGAGCTGGTGGACGAGGCCTTCCTGCGGCGCATCAAGTACAAGATCGAAGTGGGCAACCCGGACGAGGAGTCCTACCGGGAGATCTTCCGCCGGGTGTGCGAGGCGGCGGGCATCCCCTACGTGGACCAGGCCATCACCTACCTGGTGGAGCACTACTACAAGCCGCGCAGCATGGAGATGCGCTCCTGCCACCCCCGGGACCTCGTGTCGCTCATCCGGGACGCCGCCCGATACCGGCAAATCCCGCCAGCCCTTTCAAAAGACCTGCTCGACCAGGCGTGCGAGGTGTTCCTGGTGAATCTCTAG
- a CDS encoding cysteine desulfurase family protein, with product MIYLDYNAAAPVRAEVAALLARAFTEGGFGNASSVHGGGREARARLDAARTKVARVLGCEPKEITFTASGSEADALALVGAYAARPVKERRRVVSTTVEHPAALGALTLLERDGAQVVRLSPASDGRVPLEAVLEALTPDTALCSLMWANNETGVLQPVAEAARACRQRGILFHTDAVQAAGKVPLSLREVDADLLSLSAHKFGGPQGVGVLVVRKGVDVRALTPGHQEGGRRGGTQNVPYAEALALALELATAEQSSAAAKVAALRDAFEQQVLQRLPGVTVNGAQAPRVPNTSNLRFDGVEGEALLMALDLEDIRVSSGAACASGTLSPSHVLRAMGLSPAQARGSLRFSLGPSTTSADVERVVEALCTHVPLVRALG from the coding sequence GTGATCTACCTGGACTACAACGCCGCCGCGCCGGTGCGCGCGGAGGTGGCCGCGCTGCTCGCACGGGCCTTCACGGAAGGCGGCTTCGGCAACGCCTCCAGCGTGCATGGCGGAGGGCGCGAGGCCCGGGCCCGGCTGGACGCGGCGCGGACGAAGGTGGCGCGCGTGCTCGGCTGCGAGCCGAAGGAGATCACCTTCACCGCGTCGGGCAGCGAAGCGGATGCGCTCGCGCTGGTGGGCGCCTACGCGGCGCGGCCCGTGAAGGAGCGCCGCCGCGTGGTGTCCACCACGGTGGAGCACCCGGCGGCGCTGGGAGCCCTCACGCTGCTGGAGAGGGACGGCGCCCAGGTGGTGCGGCTGTCCCCCGCTTCCGACGGCCGCGTGCCCCTGGAGGCCGTGCTGGAGGCGCTCACGCCGGACACCGCGCTGTGTTCGTTGATGTGGGCCAACAACGAGACGGGCGTGCTGCAGCCGGTGGCGGAGGCCGCGCGCGCGTGCCGTCAGCGAGGCATCCTCTTCCACACGGACGCAGTGCAGGCCGCGGGCAAGGTGCCGCTGTCGCTGCGCGAAGTGGACGCGGATCTCCTCTCCCTCTCCGCGCACAAGTTCGGCGGTCCCCAGGGCGTGGGAGTGCTCGTGGTCCGCAAGGGAGTGGACGTGCGGGCGCTGACGCCGGGGCACCAGGAGGGAGGCCGGCGAGGAGGCACGCAGAACGTGCCCTACGCGGAGGCCCTGGCCCTGGCCCTGGAGCTGGCCACGGCGGAGCAGTCCAGCGCCGCCGCGAAGGTGGCGGCCCTCCGCGACGCCTTCGAACAACAGGTGCTCCAGCGGCTGCCCGGCGTGACGGTGAACGGAGCCCAGGCACCCCGGGTGCCCAACACCAGCAACCTGCGCTTCGACGGTGTGGAGGGTGAAGCGCTCCTGATGGCGCTGGACCTGGAGGACATCCGCGTGTCGTCGGGAGCGGCCTGCGCGTCCGGCACGCTGTCCCCGTCCCACGTGCTGCGCGCCATGGGCCTCTCGCCCGCGCAGGCGCGCGGAAGCCTGCGCTTCAGCCTGGGTCCTTCCACCACGAGCGCCGACGTGGAGCGCGTGGTGGAAGCGCTGTGCACGCACGTGCCCCTTGTGCGCGCGCTGGGCTGA
- a CDS encoding deoxyribonuclease IV translates to MRIGAHESIAGGVSQAFQRAEAHGARALQIFTKNARGWSAPALTDAEAEAFRAEARRTGLPVIAHGSYLVNLASEVPEAREKSLACVTEELTRCERLGIPLLILHPGSHPDEARGLKRIAEALDEVHHRCPGFQARVCLEVTAGQGNALGWRFEHLEELLSRVGDEARLAVCLDTCHLFAAGYDLRTPGGYAAVMDECDRRVGLDRVRAFHLNDCKKDLGCRVDRHEEPGKGAIGLTAFRCLMKDARFVDTIGVLETPFPERYGENIRLLESLCRRK, encoded by the coding sequence GTGCGCATCGGGGCTCATGAATCCATCGCTGGGGGCGTGAGCCAGGCCTTCCAGCGAGCCGAAGCGCACGGCGCCCGTGCCCTGCAGATCTTCACGAAGAACGCGCGGGGCTGGAGCGCCCCCGCGCTGACGGACGCGGAGGCTGAAGCCTTCCGCGCCGAGGCCCGCCGCACGGGCCTCCCCGTCATCGCCCACGGCAGCTACCTGGTGAACCTGGCCAGTGAAGTCCCGGAGGCGCGTGAGAAGTCGCTCGCGTGCGTCACCGAGGAGCTCACCCGCTGCGAGCGTCTGGGCATCCCGCTGCTCATCCTCCACCCCGGCTCCCACCCGGACGAGGCGCGCGGCCTCAAGCGCATCGCCGAAGCGCTGGACGAGGTGCACCACCGCTGCCCCGGCTTCCAGGCCCGCGTCTGCCTGGAGGTGACGGCCGGCCAGGGCAACGCGCTGGGCTGGCGCTTCGAGCACCTGGAGGAACTGCTCTCCCGCGTCGGGGACGAGGCGCGGCTGGCGGTGTGCCTGGACACGTGCCACCTGTTCGCGGCCGGCTATGACCTGCGGACGCCCGGGGGCTACGCGGCGGTGATGGACGAGTGCGACCGGCGGGTGGGCCTGGACCGCGTGCGCGCCTTCCACCTCAATGATTGCAAGAAAGACCTGGGTTGCCGGGTGGACCGCCACGAGGAACCGGGCAAGGGAGCAATCGGACTGACGGCCTTCCGCTGCCTCATGAAGGACGCGCGCTTCGTCGACACCATTGGGGTGCTGGAAACACCCTTTCCGGAACGTTACGGGGAGAACATCCGACTTCTCGAATCCCTGTGCCGGAGGAAGTAA
- the tyrS gene encoding tyrosine--tRNA ligase: MNPDALRKATPEEQFEEVTRGTVDLQVPEDLKKKLQRSYDKGKPLVIKAGFDPSRPDLHLGHSLLLTRMRRFQEFGHTVVFLIGDFTALIGDPTGKNVTRPPLTRDEVKVNSETYKQQVFKVLDPDKTVVKFNSEWLDALGTEGMIRLAARYSVQRMLERDDFKKRFRENRSISIHEFLYPLLQGYDSVALKADVELGATDQLFNLLVGRQLMKEEGLEPQVIMTGPILEGLDAKLVDGVITGDKMSKSLDNYVGIDEPADSIFGKLMSITDDLMWRYYKLLSSMPLKQVLELEEKTKSGAAHPKVAKVAFAQEMAARFQGEEAGRKAAEDFDKRFAKKELSAEELPLVEVSLAGAEKLLVTKVLPETKLVASSTEARKLMTQGGVRVNGEKVTDPKAELGAGEYTVQVGRLKAARLKLA, from the coding sequence ATGAACCCGGACGCACTGCGCAAGGCGACCCCCGAAGAACAGTTCGAAGAAGTCACTCGCGGCACCGTGGATTTGCAGGTGCCGGAGGACCTGAAGAAGAAGCTCCAGCGCTCGTATGACAAGGGCAAGCCCCTGGTCATCAAGGCGGGCTTCGACCCCAGCCGTCCGGACCTGCACCTGGGCCACTCGCTGCTGCTGACGCGCATGCGGCGCTTCCAGGAGTTCGGCCACACGGTGGTGTTCCTCATCGGGGACTTCACCGCCCTCATCGGCGACCCCACCGGCAAGAACGTCACGCGTCCGCCCCTCACCCGCGACGAGGTGAAGGTCAACTCGGAGACGTACAAGCAGCAGGTCTTCAAGGTCCTGGACCCGGACAAGACGGTGGTGAAGTTCAACTCGGAGTGGCTCGACGCGCTGGGCACCGAGGGGATGATCCGCCTGGCGGCGCGCTACTCCGTGCAGCGCATGCTGGAGCGCGACGACTTCAAGAAGCGCTTCCGTGAGAACCGCTCCATCTCCATCCACGAGTTCCTCTACCCGCTGCTGCAGGGCTACGACTCCGTGGCGCTGAAGGCGGACGTGGAGCTGGGCGCGACGGATCAGCTCTTCAACCTGCTGGTGGGCCGACAGCTGATGAAGGAGGAGGGGCTGGAGCCGCAGGTCATCATGACGGGCCCCATCCTGGAGGGCCTGGACGCGAAGCTGGTGGACGGCGTCATCACCGGCGACAAGATGTCCAAGAGCCTGGACAACTACGTGGGCATCGACGAGCCGGCGGACAGCATCTTCGGCAAGTTGATGAGCATCACGGACGACCTGATGTGGCGGTACTACAAGCTCCTCTCCTCCATGCCGCTCAAGCAGGTGCTGGAGCTGGAGGAGAAGACGAAGTCTGGCGCCGCCCACCCCAAGGTCGCGAAGGTCGCCTTCGCGCAGGAGATGGCCGCGCGCTTCCAGGGTGAAGAGGCCGGGCGCAAGGCCGCCGAGGACTTCGATAAGCGCTTCGCCAAGAAGGAGCTGTCCGCGGAGGAGCTGCCGCTGGTGGAGGTGTCGCTCGCGGGCGCGGAGAAGCTGCTGGTGACGAAGGTGCTGCCGGAGACGAAGCTCGTGGCCTCCTCCACGGAGGCGCGCAAGCTGATGACCCAGGGTGGCGTCCGGGTGAACGGCGAGAAGGTCACCGACCCCAAGGCGGAGCTGGGGGCCGGCGAGTACACGGTGCAGGTGGGCAGGCTGAAGGCCGCGCGACTGAAGCTGGCCTGA